In one window of Scyliorhinus canicula chromosome 17, sScyCan1.1, whole genome shotgun sequence DNA:
- the LOC119951152 gene encoding probable G-protein coupled receptor 139 isoform X3: MDQNLRTDWNIATVDQNLGTDWNVSTVDQNLKVFDWNIDDDFLATLPRPSEYQITLADQIRIVLKDIQMGYYPILAIVGVPVNLVTIVILIRKNCGLSKCVTHYLVAMSLADLLVIILDLILRHIPIVFHEQFHFLKFIPVCNIHVVLLYAATDCSVWFTVTFTFDRFVAISCQKLKSKYCSEKTASVVLGTVTVLSCLKNIFWYFMSNSADVLQLEKELKPLSRTTGHLSWRIYCSSQSVPTTMLSIYSSPLKHCSV; encoded by the exons atggatcagaatctgagaaCAGATTGGAATATTGCAAcagtggatcagaatctgggaacagaTTGGAATGTTTCAACAGTGGATCAGAATCTGAAAGTATTCGATTGGAATATTGATGACGATTTCTTAGCAACGCTCCCCAGGCCATCTGAATATCAAATAACATTAGCTGATCAGATCAGAATTGTACTGAAGGACATTCAAATGGGTTACTATCCCATCCTGGCTATTGTTGGTGTCCCCG TGAACCTAGTGACGATTGTGATCCTCATCCGCAAAAACTGTGGTCTCTCCAAATGTGTCACTCATTACCTGGTGGCCATGTCATTGGCGGATCTACTGGTCATTATCCTCGAcctgatattgagacacattccGATTGTGTTCCATGAACAGTTTCATTTCCTGAAGTTCAtccccgtgtgtaatatccacgttgtcctgctttatgcagccactgactgttctgtctggttcaccgtcactttcacttttgatcgatttgtggccatttcttgtcagaagctgaaaagtaaatacTGCAGCGAGAAAACGGCGtctgtggttctgggaacagtgactgtgctgagctgtttaaagaacattttctggtattttatg TCAAATTCAGCAGATGTATTGCAGCTGGAAAAGGAACTGAAACCTCTCTCTCGAACTACAGGACATCTGAGCTGGAGAATCTACTGCTCAAGTCAATCTGTACCGACCACAATGCTCAGCATCTACTCCTCGCCACTGAAGCACTGTTCTGTATAA
- the LOC119951152 gene encoding probable G-protein coupled receptor 139 isoform X1 produces MDQNLRTDWNIATVDQNLGTDWNVSTVDQNLKVFDWNIDDDFLATLPRPSEYQITLADQIRIVLKDIQMGYYPILAIVGVPVNLVTIVILIRKNCGLSKCVTHYLVAMSLADLLVIILDLILRHIPIVFHEQFHFLKFIPVCNIHVVLLYAATDCSVWFTVTFTFDRFVAISCQKLKSKYCSEKTASVVLGTVTVLSCLKNIFWYFMVGGQYALINDPWFCYYTFAVLLSPAWGSIVFLHFILNPCVPFVLILLLNVLTTRHILVMSRARRRLRVHSSEQSPRDPEMESRRKSIILLFVISANFILLWSTLIVTTLNFQILWLTFQSASLDAFVDELGYMLQLLSCCTNTAIYAVTQTNFREHLKNVLKYPFTPILQLIK; encoded by the exons atggatcagaatctgagaaCAGATTGGAATATTGCAAcagtggatcagaatctgggaacagaTTGGAATGTTTCAACAGTGGATCAGAATCTGAAAGTATTCGATTGGAATATTGATGACGATTTCTTAGCAACGCTCCCCAGGCCATCTGAATATCAAATAACATTAGCTGATCAGATCAGAATTGTACTGAAGGACATTCAAATGGGTTACTATCCCATCCTGGCTATTGTTGGTGTCCCCG TGAACCTAGTGACGATTGTGATCCTCATCCGCAAAAACTGTGGTCTCTCCAAATGTGTCACTCATTACCTGGTGGCCATGTCATTGGCGGATCTACTGGTCATTATCCTCGAcctgatattgagacacattccGATTGTGTTCCATGAACAGTTTCATTTCCTGAAGTTCAtccccgtgtgtaatatccacgttgtcctgctttatgcagccactgactgttctgtctggttcaccgtcactttcacttttgatcgatttgtggccatttcttgtcagaagctgaaaagtaaatacTGCAGCGAGAAAACGGCGtctgtggttctgggaacagtgactgtgctgagctgtttaaagaacattttctggtattttatggTAGGCGGCCAGTATGCGCTGATTAATGACCCCTGGTTTTGTTATTACACATTTGCTGTCCTGTTATCTCCGGCCTGGGGCTCAATTGTGTTCCTCCATTTCATTCTAAACCCATGTGTCCCATTTGTCCtcattctgctgctcaatgttctcaccACCAGACACATTTTAGTGATGAGCAgagcccgcaggagactccgggtTCACAGCAGTGAACAGagtcccagagacccagagatggagagtcgaaggaaatccatcattttactgttcGTTATCTCTGCCAATTTCATCCTGTTATGGTCAACATTAATTGTTACTACTTTAAATTTCCAGATAttgtggttgacgtttcagtctgCAAGTCTGGATGCTTTTGTTGATGAATTGGGCTACATGCTGCAGCTactgagttgctgcacaaacactgctaTTTATGCCGTGACGCAGACAAATTTCAGGGAACATTTGAAGAACGTGCTGAAATATCCCTTTACTCCAATTCTTCAATTAATCAAATGA
- the LOC119951152 gene encoding probable G-protein coupled receptor 139 isoform X2 has protein sequence MCSHSLSSNPPRELSVNLVTIVILIRKNCGLSKCVTHYLVAMSLADLLVIILDLILRHIPIVFHEQFHFLKFIPVCNIHVVLLYAATDCSVWFTVTFTFDRFVAISCQKLKSKYCSEKTASVVLGTVTVLSCLKNIFWYFMVGGQYALINDPWFCYYTFAVLLSPAWGSIVFLHFILNPCVPFVLILLLNVLTTRHILVMSRARRRLRVHSSEQSPRDPEMESRRKSIILLFVISANFILLWSTLIVTTLNFQILWLTFQSASLDAFVDELGYMLQLLSCCTNTAIYAVTQTNFREHLKNVLKYPFTPILQLIK, from the coding sequence TGAACCTAGTGACGATTGTGATCCTCATCCGCAAAAACTGTGGTCTCTCCAAATGTGTCACTCATTACCTGGTGGCCATGTCATTGGCGGATCTACTGGTCATTATCCTCGAcctgatattgagacacattccGATTGTGTTCCATGAACAGTTTCATTTCCTGAAGTTCAtccccgtgtgtaatatccacgttgtcctgctttatgcagccactgactgttctgtctggttcaccgtcactttcacttttgatcgatttgtggccatttcttgtcagaagctgaaaagtaaatacTGCAGCGAGAAAACGGCGtctgtggttctgggaacagtgactgtgctgagctgtttaaagaacattttctggtattttatggTAGGCGGCCAGTATGCGCTGATTAATGACCCCTGGTTTTGTTATTACACATTTGCTGTCCTGTTATCTCCGGCCTGGGGCTCAATTGTGTTCCTCCATTTCATTCTAAACCCATGTGTCCCATTTGTCCtcattctgctgctcaatgttctcaccACCAGACACATTTTAGTGATGAGCAgagcccgcaggagactccgggtTCACAGCAGTGAACAGagtcccagagacccagagatggagagtcgaaggaaatccatcattttactgttcGTTATCTCTGCCAATTTCATCCTGTTATGGTCAACATTAATTGTTACTACTTTAAATTTCCAGATAttgtggttgacgtttcagtctgCAAGTCTGGATGCTTTTGTTGATGAATTGGGCTACATGCTGCAGCTactgagttgctgcacaaacactgctaTTTATGCCGTGACGCAGACAAATTTCAGGGAACATTTGAAGAACGTGCTGAAATATCCCTTTACTCCAATTCTTCAATTAATCAAATGA